One segment of Candidatus Paceibacterota bacterium DNA contains the following:
- a CDS encoding metal-sensing transcriptional repressor, whose product MTNQKKKTLINIKKAESLTAKIIKMFEKDQYCIDIMQQNLAVIGLLKSANKMLMENHLNTCFKVAMEAKNEKKKQEMIEEILKVIVMFNR is encoded by the coding sequence ATGACAAACCAAAAGAAAAAGACATTAATTAACATTAAAAAAGCGGAAAGTTTAACGGCAAAAATAATTAAGATGTTTGAAAAAGATCAATACTGCATTGATATTATGCAGCAGAATTTGGCTGTTATAGGCCTTTTAAAATCAGCCAATAAAATGCTTATGGAAAATCATCTTAATACCTGCTTTAAGGTTGCAATGGAAGCGAAAAACGAAAAGAAAAAGCAGGAAATGATTGAAGAAATTTTAAAGGTCATAGTAATGTTTAATAGATAA